A DNA window from Brassica napus cultivar Da-Ae chromosome A4, Da-Ae, whole genome shotgun sequence contains the following coding sequences:
- the BNAA04G13820D gene encoding uncharacterized protein BNAA04G13820D, whose translation MGICMSYESTQVATAKLILQDGRMMEFTTPVKVGYVLQKNPMCFICNSDDMDFDDVVSAISADEELQLGQLYFALPLSSLHQSLKPEEMAALAVKASSALMRSGGSCGRDKCRCRRKCVSPVIFSARRVAAAGSNGQTRNGKRRGGGGSGRRKYEAKLSKIEE comes from the coding sequence ATGGGTATATGCATGTCGTACGAGTCCACGCAGGTGGCGACGGCGAAGCTGATCTTGCAAGACGGAAGGATGATGGAGTTCACGACTCCGGTCAAAGTGGGTTACGTTCTGCAAAAGAATCCTATGTGTTTTATCTGTAACTCCGATGATATGGATTTTGACGACGTCGTGTCCGCCATTAGCGCCGACGAGGAGCTTCAGCTTGGACAGCTTTACTTCGCATTGCCTCTCAGCTCGCTTCATCAGTCTCTTAAACCGGAGGAGATGGCTGCATTGGCTGTCAAAGCTAGTTCTGCTCTTATGAGAAGCGGTGGCTCTTGCGGCCGAGATAAATGCCGGTGTCGCCGGAAATGTGTTTCTCCGGTTATCTTCTCTGCCCGGAGAGTTGCGGCGGCAGGATCTAACGGTCAGACGAGGAACGGGAAAAGACGCGGCGGTGGTGGTAGCGGGAGGAGGAAGTACGAGGCCAAGTTGAGTAAAATAGAAGAATGA
- the BNAA04G13840D gene encoding uncharacterized protein BNAA04G13840D isoform X2, protein MGFEDKKMQSKRHNRSKSWTVPEKKKLEEDNNNNSIVSSLGASQRFKDLPRCCDKSVKEVKVQSSLKQEIQELEKRLQNQFDVRGALEKALGYKTPSRDINSNANSTPKPATELIKEIAVLELEVSHLEQYLLSLYRKAFDQQSSSVSPKQQQTPSSPKSTLRGKRLDFSTTTTPEQPRCVSFDNRLKSPCMVNKEPDSPSLSCRQDNLAMEEPRCFSFDSRLKEPGSATKKLNQEGSTECFSFDNRPMQPGSAASKLIQEGSTECFSFENKLMQPGSAARKLTQESSTIDSRCFSFDNRLKDQSLYEEEDIDSCVRRCQSTLNQRSTFNNRISPPEYIHNGSDHIFMTPNKLSEEMIKCASAIYSKLADPPSINHGFSSPGSSPSSTSEFSPQEQYDMWSPSFRKNSAFDDQFEFSGPYSSMIEVSHIHRNQRRGRDLDLMNRNFRLMIKQLESVDPRKLTHQEKLAFWINIHNALVMHTFLANGIPQNNGKRFLLLSKPAYNIGGRMVSIEAIQSYILRIRMPRPGQWLKLLLIPRKFRTGDEHQEYSLDHSEPLLYFAICSGSHSDPAIRVYTPKGIYQELETAKEEYVRATFGVKKDQKLVLPKIIESFSKDSGLSQAALMEMIQECLPETMKKRVKKLNSGRSRKSIVEWMPHSFVFRYLIARELVR, encoded by the exons atgGGATTTGAAGACAAGAAAATGCAGAGTAAGAGACACAATCGTTCCAAGAG CTGGACTGTTcctgaaaagaaaaaacttgaagaggataataataataatagcatTGTTTCTTCTCTGGGTGCTTCTCAACGCTTCA AGGACTTACCTCGTTGCTGTGATAAATCTGTTAAGGAAGTAAAAGTCCAGAGCTCTCTCAAGCAAGAG ATTCAAGAGCTTGAGAAGAGACTACAGAACCAGTTTGATGTCCGTGGCGCTTTAGAGAAGGCATTAGGCTATAAAACACCTTCTAGAGACATTAACTCCAATGCCAACTCTACTCCAAAG CCTGCAACAGAACTGATAAAGGAAATAGCGGTGCTAGAGTTGGAAGTTTCACATTTGGAACAGTATCTTCTCTCTTTGTACCGTAAAGCATTTGATCAACAGTCATCTTCTGTATCTCCAAAACAACAGCAGACTCCTAGTTCTCCTAAGTCCACTCTTAGAGGCAAACGTCTGGActtctcaacaacaacaacacctgAACAACCTCGGTGTGTCTCCTTTGACAACAGACTAAAGAGCCCATGTATGGTCAACAAGGAACCAGATTCTCCCAGCCTTAGCTGCAGACAAGATAACTTAGCCATGGAGGAGCCTAGGTGTTTCTCCTTTGACAGTAGACTGAAGGAACCTGGTTCTGCTACTAAGAAACTCAATCAAGAAGGCTCAACAGAGTGCTTCTCCTTTGACAATAGACCAATGCAACCTGGTTCTGCTGCTAGTAAACTCATTCAAGAAGGCTCAACAGAGTGCTTCTCCTTTGAGAATAAACTGATGCAACCTGGTTCTGCTGCTAGGAAACTCACTCAAGAAAGCTCAACAATCGATTCACGGTGTTTCTCCTTCGACAATAGGCTGAAAGATCAATCTCTTTACGAGGAGGAGGACATTGATTCATGTGTTCGCCGTTGCCAGTCTACTCTTAACCAACGTTCCACCTTCAACAACCGAATATCTCCACCAGAA TACATACACAATGGATCAGATCACATATTCATGACACCAAACAAGCTATCAGAGGAGATGATAAAGTGTGCATCAGCTATATACTCCAAGCTCGCTGACCCTCCATCGATAAACCACGGTTTCTCATCCCCGGGCTCATCTCCTTCATCAACAAGCGAGTTTTCACCTCAAGAACAGTATGATATGTGGAGTCCAAGCTTCAGGAAAAACTCTGCTTTCGATGATCAGTTCGAGTTCAGCGGACCTTATAGCTCAATGATCGAAGTGTCACACATTCATAGAAACCAAAGGAGAGGACGTGACCTTGACTTGATGAATCGAAACTTCAG GTTGATGATTAAGCAATTGGAGAGTGTTGATCCGAGAAAGCTGACTCATCAAGAGAAACTAGCATTTTGGATCAACATACATAATGCACTTGTGATGCAC ACATTTCTGGCTAATGGGATTCCACAGAACAACGGGAAGCGGTTTCTACTGCTCTCCAAG CCAGCTTACAACATAGGAGGTCGCATGGTAAGCATAGAAGCGATACAAAGTTATATTCTTCGCATCAGGATGCCTCGTCCTGGCCAG TGGCTGAAGTTATTACTCATTCCAAGAAAGTTCAGAACCGGAGATGAGCATCAAGAATATTCCCTCGACCACTCCGAGCCTCTCTTATACTTTGCTATTTGTTCAGGCAGCCATTCTGATCCAGCG ATTCGTGTTTATACCCCCAAGGGAATCTACCAAGAGCTAGAAACCGCGAAAGAGGAGTACGTTCGTGCAACGTTCGGGGTAAAGAAAGACCAGAAGCTAGTCTTACCAAAGATCATCGAGTCTTTTAGCAAAGACTCGGGTTTGAGTCAAGCGGCACTGATGGAGATGATTCAAGAATGTCTTCCAGAGACAATGAAGAAAAGAGTAAAGAAACTTAACTCTGGGAGATCAAGGAAGAGCATTGTTGAATGGATGCCACATAGCTTCGTGTTTAGATATTTGATAGCCAGAGAACTTGTTAGATGA
- the LOC106446477 gene encoding uncharacterized protein LOC106446477, which yields MKYHYRNTISISVAYLFLCLFITYVSSQSLIRQITDDVNTNLKEDVPYVQKHQEISSRHYNVSNSKTVTGMRNRRPSTYSYKIETNVVDKFETRPFTVGGYNWILHVYLNGNTKDGGAGYVSLYVEIDKSGFVDSAHQEVYADLRFYIFNRNERKYFTIQDTDVWRFDAFNTMWGFSKVLPVDTFKDPKNGYLYNGEHCEFGVDVIVPTPFEESETFSISSSSDKYTWTIQKFSTLSKDLYSPVISLGGKKWNILVVPAGSGSGRGKYVSMFLQLSTNQRRGYEYIYVRVKFRVINQSKLSNRESELRNWYGRTYSWGIVDLISFDDLRDSSKGFLVNDALIVEVQLEAISTTKYFP from the exons ATGAAGTATCACTACAGAAACACCATCTCTATCTCTGTAGCATATCTCTTTCTTTGTCTCTTCATCACTTACGTGTCTTCACAATCCTTGATACGACAAATCACCGATGACGTCAATACGAATCTAAAAGAAGATGTGCCTTACGtacaaaaacatcaagagaTCTCATCGCGTCATTATAATGTCTCCAATTCAAAGACGGTAACGGGTATGAGAAATCGTCGTCCATCGACTTACTCTTACAAGATTGAGACAAACGTCGTAGACAAATTTGAAACTCGCCCTTTCACGGTTGGTGGATACAATTG GATTCTCCATGTGTACCTTAATGGGAACACAAAGGATGGTGGTGCTGGTTACGTTTCGCTTTACGTAGAAATAGACAAGTCAGGTTTCGTAGATTCTGCACATCAAGAGGTTTACGCGGATCTCAGGTTTTACATCTTCAACAGGAACGAGAGGAAGTACTTTACCATCCAAG ATACGGATGTATGGCGATTCGATGCTTTCAACACGATGTGGGGATTCTCTAAGGTCCTCCCCGTTGATACCTTTAAAGACCCGAAAAATGGTTACCTTTACAATGGAGAACACTGTGAGTTTGGTGTTGATGTGATCGTTCCTACTCCCTTTGAAGAATCAGAAACTTTCTCTATCAGTAGTAGTTCTGATAAATACACCTGGACGATTCAGAAATTCTCCACGTTGTCCAAAGATTTGTACTCACCTGTGATCTCTCTTGGAGGAAAAAAATG GAATATATTAGTGGTTCCAGCTGGTTCTGGCTCGGGAAGAGGAAAATACGTTTCAATGTTTCTTCAACTTTCTACAAATCAACGAAGAGGATATGAATACATTTATGTTCGAGTCAAGTTTCGAGTTATTAACCAAAGTAAACTCAGTAACCGCGAATCGGAAC tcAGGAATTGGTATGGAAGAACCTATTCTTGGGGTATCGTGGACCTTATCTCTTTCGATGATCTCAGAGATTCGTCAAAGGGTTTCCTTGTAAATGACGCGTTGATCGTTGAAGTCCAATTGGAGGCTATTTCTACTACCAAGTACTTCCCTTAG
- the BNAA04G13840D gene encoding uncharacterized protein BNAA04G13840D isoform X1 has protein sequence MGFEDKKMQSKRHNRSKSWTVPEKKKLEEDNNNNSIVSSLGASQRFKLDLPRCCDKSVKEVKVQSSLKQEIQELEKRLQNQFDVRGALEKALGYKTPSRDINSNANSTPKPATELIKEIAVLELEVSHLEQYLLSLYRKAFDQQSSSVSPKQQQTPSSPKSTLRGKRLDFSTTTTPEQPRCVSFDNRLKSPCMVNKEPDSPSLSCRQDNLAMEEPRCFSFDSRLKEPGSATKKLNQEGSTECFSFDNRPMQPGSAASKLIQEGSTECFSFENKLMQPGSAARKLTQESSTIDSRCFSFDNRLKDQSLYEEEDIDSCVRRCQSTLNQRSTFNNRISPPEYIHNGSDHIFMTPNKLSEEMIKCASAIYSKLADPPSINHGFSSPGSSPSSTSEFSPQEQYDMWSPSFRKNSAFDDQFEFSGPYSSMIEVSHIHRNQRRGRDLDLMNRNFRLMIKQLESVDPRKLTHQEKLAFWINIHNALVMHTFLANGIPQNNGKRFLLLSKPAYNIGGRMVSIEAIQSYILRIRMPRPGQWLKLLLIPRKFRTGDEHQEYSLDHSEPLLYFAICSGSHSDPAIRVYTPKGIYQELETAKEEYVRATFGVKKDQKLVLPKIIESFSKDSGLSQAALMEMIQECLPETMKKRVKKLNSGRSRKSIVEWMPHSFVFRYLIARELVR, from the exons atgGGATTTGAAGACAAGAAAATGCAGAGTAAGAGACACAATCGTTCCAAGAG CTGGACTGTTcctgaaaagaaaaaacttgaagaggataataataataatagcatTGTTTCTTCTCTGGGTGCTTCTCAACGCTTCAAGCTG GACTTACCTCGTTGCTGTGATAAATCTGTTAAGGAAGTAAAAGTCCAGAGCTCTCTCAAGCAAGAG ATTCAAGAGCTTGAGAAGAGACTACAGAACCAGTTTGATGTCCGTGGCGCTTTAGAGAAGGCATTAGGCTATAAAACACCTTCTAGAGACATTAACTCCAATGCCAACTCTACTCCAAAG CCTGCAACAGAACTGATAAAGGAAATAGCGGTGCTAGAGTTGGAAGTTTCACATTTGGAACAGTATCTTCTCTCTTTGTACCGTAAAGCATTTGATCAACAGTCATCTTCTGTATCTCCAAAACAACAGCAGACTCCTAGTTCTCCTAAGTCCACTCTTAGAGGCAAACGTCTGGActtctcaacaacaacaacacctgAACAACCTCGGTGTGTCTCCTTTGACAACAGACTAAAGAGCCCATGTATGGTCAACAAGGAACCAGATTCTCCCAGCCTTAGCTGCAGACAAGATAACTTAGCCATGGAGGAGCCTAGGTGTTTCTCCTTTGACAGTAGACTGAAGGAACCTGGTTCTGCTACTAAGAAACTCAATCAAGAAGGCTCAACAGAGTGCTTCTCCTTTGACAATAGACCAATGCAACCTGGTTCTGCTGCTAGTAAACTCATTCAAGAAGGCTCAACAGAGTGCTTCTCCTTTGAGAATAAACTGATGCAACCTGGTTCTGCTGCTAGGAAACTCACTCAAGAAAGCTCAACAATCGATTCACGGTGTTTCTCCTTCGACAATAGGCTGAAAGATCAATCTCTTTACGAGGAGGAGGACATTGATTCATGTGTTCGCCGTTGCCAGTCTACTCTTAACCAACGTTCCACCTTCAACAACCGAATATCTCCACCAGAA TACATACACAATGGATCAGATCACATATTCATGACACCAAACAAGCTATCAGAGGAGATGATAAAGTGTGCATCAGCTATATACTCCAAGCTCGCTGACCCTCCATCGATAAACCACGGTTTCTCATCCCCGGGCTCATCTCCTTCATCAACAAGCGAGTTTTCACCTCAAGAACAGTATGATATGTGGAGTCCAAGCTTCAGGAAAAACTCTGCTTTCGATGATCAGTTCGAGTTCAGCGGACCTTATAGCTCAATGATCGAAGTGTCACACATTCATAGAAACCAAAGGAGAGGACGTGACCTTGACTTGATGAATCGAAACTTCAG GTTGATGATTAAGCAATTGGAGAGTGTTGATCCGAGAAAGCTGACTCATCAAGAGAAACTAGCATTTTGGATCAACATACATAATGCACTTGTGATGCAC ACATTTCTGGCTAATGGGATTCCACAGAACAACGGGAAGCGGTTTCTACTGCTCTCCAAG CCAGCTTACAACATAGGAGGTCGCATGGTAAGCATAGAAGCGATACAAAGTTATATTCTTCGCATCAGGATGCCTCGTCCTGGCCAG TGGCTGAAGTTATTACTCATTCCAAGAAAGTTCAGAACCGGAGATGAGCATCAAGAATATTCCCTCGACCACTCCGAGCCTCTCTTATACTTTGCTATTTGTTCAGGCAGCCATTCTGATCCAGCG ATTCGTGTTTATACCCCCAAGGGAATCTACCAAGAGCTAGAAACCGCGAAAGAGGAGTACGTTCGTGCAACGTTCGGGGTAAAGAAAGACCAGAAGCTAGTCTTACCAAAGATCATCGAGTCTTTTAGCAAAGACTCGGGTTTGAGTCAAGCGGCACTGATGGAGATGATTCAAGAATGTCTTCCAGAGACAATGAAGAAAAGAGTAAAGAAACTTAACTCTGGGAGATCAAGGAAGAGCATTGTTGAATGGATGCCACATAGCTTCGTGTTTAGATATTTGATAGCCAGAGAACTTGTTAGATGA